One genomic window of Boudabousia tangfeifanii includes the following:
- the galE gene encoding UDP-glucose 4-epimerase GalE codes for MSILVAGGAGYIGAHVVRLLQERGEKVVVVDDLSYGSKDRIGDAHLVQLDVASADAVAELTKQMKEHEVTGVIHFAARKQVGESMEKPMWYYQQNVGGLANMLLAMEEAGVKQMIFSSSAAVYGMPPVEVVSEDVVKQPINPYGETKLIGEWMMADCERAWGLRWAGLRYFNVAGAGWDDLGDPATLNLIPMVLDRLAKGDSPKIFGTDYPTPDGTCIRDYIHVLDLAKAHLAALDYLSSDGEMEHHVFNVGTGQGNSVKEVIDQIAKTTGLDFESEVLARRAGDPPQLIGDPSRIAVDLGWKAQHYLPEIIESAWSAWQAGPRRIEGV; via the coding sequence ATGAGTATTTTAGTTGCTGGAGGCGCCGGATATATTGGCGCCCACGTCGTTCGTCTATTGCAAGAACGCGGAGAAAAAGTTGTTGTTGTTGATGATCTTAGCTATGGCAGCAAAGATCGTATCGGAGATGCCCATCTGGTACAGCTCGATGTCGCTAGCGCTGATGCAGTTGCAGAGCTAACCAAACAGATGAAAGAGCATGAAGTCACAGGTGTTATCCATTTTGCTGCTCGTAAGCAGGTCGGTGAATCGATGGAAAAACCCATGTGGTACTACCAGCAGAATGTTGGTGGCTTGGCCAACATGCTTCTAGCGATGGAAGAAGCCGGCGTCAAGCAGATGATTTTCTCTTCTTCCGCCGCCGTTTACGGGATGCCGCCGGTAGAGGTAGTTAGCGAAGATGTCGTTAAGCAGCCGATCAATCCCTATGGTGAAACGAAGCTGATCGGCGAATGGATGATGGCGGATTGTGAACGCGCATGGGGGCTACGTTGGGCTGGCCTACGTTATTTTAACGTCGCTGGCGCAGGCTGGGACGACCTCGGCGATCCCGCCACCTTAAACCTAATTCCAATGGTGCTAGACCGACTTGCAAAGGGTGATAGCCCCAAGATCTTCGGTACCGATTACCCCACCCCAGATGGTACCTGCATCCGTGACTACATCCACGTGCTAGATCTGGCAAAGGCTCATCTAGCCGCCCTCGATTATCTCTCCTCTGATGGCGAGATGGAACACCACGTTTTCAACGTCGGTACTGGACAGGGTAACTCGGTGAAGGAAGTTATTGACCAGATTGCTAAGACCACTGGCCTTGATTTCGAATCTGAAGTTCTTGCCCGTCGGGCAGGCGATCCGCCTCAGTTGATCGGTGATCCTTCCCGCATTGCGGTCGATCTTGGCTGGAAGGCACAGCACTATCTGCCAGAAATCATTGAATCTGCTTGGAGTGCTTGGCAAGCAGGACCACGTCGCATTGAAGGCGTCTAA
- a CDS encoding 5-(carboxyamino)imidazole ribonucleotide synthase, giving the protein MAFYKVAVIGAGQLARMMTPAAEALDIELRVLAQSQGECATKVICNTAIGSPKSVSEVAQICDGADVLTFEHEHIGSDVLSHFGKKMSVQPSASALLYAQDKLALRRKLTELGLPQPAWKACHNNEDVAQFLSDHGPEIVIKTPTGGYDGKGVKVIRAAEEIADWWQDREVLLAEEKVPFTMEVAALLARRPSGASESWPLVQTIQANGVCHTVIAPAPRITEAVQEEAKKVSQTIAKELGVTGVLAVEMFVSEENGKQRVLVNELAMRPHNSGHWTMDGANISQFEQHLRAVLDLPLQPVKTLAPFTVMVNILGTEDGQEPASRLAAVASKCPNAKVHLYGKDVKPGRKLGHVNVIGNDLKMIKAEAEEAVEILRGEKR; this is encoded by the coding sequence ATGGCTTTCTATAAAGTTGCAGTGATCGGTGCTGGACAACTCGCTCGTATGATGACTCCAGCAGCAGAAGCACTCGATATTGAGCTTAGAGTTTTGGCCCAAAGTCAAGGTGAGTGTGCTACCAAAGTCATATGTAATACCGCCATTGGGTCGCCTAAAAGTGTGTCTGAAGTGGCGCAAATCTGCGATGGAGCCGATGTTCTAACTTTCGAACATGAGCATATCGGCTCTGATGTGCTTTCTCATTTTGGTAAGAAAATGTCGGTGCAACCTTCCGCAAGTGCTCTACTTTATGCCCAAGACAAATTGGCGTTGCGTCGTAAGTTAACTGAACTTGGACTTCCACAGCCAGCTTGGAAAGCATGCCACAATAACGAGGACGTGGCCCAGTTCCTTAGCGACCATGGTCCTGAAATCGTAATTAAAACGCCAACCGGTGGTTACGATGGAAAAGGTGTCAAGGTGATCCGCGCTGCTGAGGAAATTGCGGATTGGTGGCAAGATCGTGAAGTACTATTAGCAGAAGAAAAAGTTCCGTTTACGATGGAAGTTGCCGCTCTCTTGGCTCGTCGCCCTAGTGGTGCAAGTGAGTCGTGGCCACTCGTGCAAACCATCCAAGCAAACGGAGTATGTCATACCGTAATAGCTCCTGCCCCAAGAATTACCGAAGCCGTTCAAGAGGAAGCAAAAAAGGTTTCCCAAACCATCGCTAAGGAACTTGGAGTAACGGGGGTACTAGCAGTTGAAATGTTCGTATCTGAGGAAAACGGCAAGCAACGTGTACTTGTTAATGAACTGGCTATGAGGCCTCATAATAGCGGTCACTGGACTATGGACGGAGCCAATATCAGCCAATTCGAGCAACACTTGCGCGCGGTTCTGGATCTTCCTTTACAACCAGTGAAAACATTGGCACCTTTTACCGTGATGGTAAATATTTTGGGGACCGAGGACGGGCAAGAGCCAGCTTCTCGACTAGCGGCTGTCGCCAGTAAATGTCCAAATGCAAAAGTGCATCTATACGGTAAAGACGTAAAGCCAGGGCGAAAACTAGGACATGTCAATGTCATTGGTAATGATCTAAAAATGATTAAAGCAGAAGCGGAAGAGGCCGTTGAAATTCTAAGAGGAGAAAAGCGATGA
- a CDS encoding LCP family protein — translation MQYLPRSKTRRIAKHRSRRRPLFPWVRLATLVAVSGLLASGTAAAFTVNDLSIAIEKSVVETHKLVTPLPRETNEPLPPDSYDGRAINILLMGRDNVDEDGKIREGDSGEGMRADTNILMHVSADRSRVEMISIPRDTIVRIPRCPRSDGTVAPATRGMFNAAFSRGGAHGDIGSAAACTINTVQQLTGLTIDDFVVVNFAGFRGMVDALGGVEMCLDAHYADPHYTGLDVGPGCMLMDGLTAAHFARARHVTNSDGSDTSRIGRQQQLVGRLVTTALDEALWTQVSFAKEALKNANMSRRLGSVSTLMGLGNSLSGIDRHNIVFATAPWTIDPADPNRVLLTSKAELMWDALDKDEPLPDGFERKDAEGIVRDTIEFHEPSPEPSPSPDNNLAPTQE, via the coding sequence GTGCAGTACCTTCCACGCTCAAAAACGAGACGTATCGCCAAGCATAGATCACGTCGTCGCCCACTTTTCCCGTGGGTTCGTCTGGCTACCTTAGTAGCCGTTAGTGGACTACTAGCTTCGGGTACTGCCGCAGCCTTCACCGTTAATGATCTTTCAATTGCCATCGAAAAAAGCGTAGTTGAAACTCATAAACTAGTAACTCCGTTACCGCGGGAAACAAATGAACCGCTTCCGCCTGACTCTTACGATGGCAGAGCTATCAATATTCTCTTAATGGGTCGAGATAATGTTGACGAGGACGGCAAAATCCGTGAAGGTGATTCTGGTGAAGGGATGAGAGCTGACACCAACATCTTGATGCATGTCAGTGCAGATCGTAGCCGAGTCGAGATGATCTCCATCCCACGTGACACTATTGTCCGCATACCGCGCTGTCCTCGTTCGGATGGAACTGTTGCTCCTGCTACTAGAGGCATGTTTAATGCCGCCTTTTCTAGAGGTGGAGCGCACGGCGATATTGGCTCAGCAGCTGCTTGCACAATCAATACGGTCCAACAGCTCACTGGTCTTACAATTGACGACTTCGTCGTAGTCAACTTTGCTGGTTTCCGTGGCATGGTGGATGCCTTGGGAGGAGTTGAGATGTGTCTCGACGCCCACTATGCCGATCCACACTACACTGGCCTAGATGTCGGTCCAGGCTGCATGCTAATGGACGGTTTAACCGCTGCTCACTTCGCTCGTGCTCGACATGTTACCAATTCAGATGGTTCGGACACTTCTCGTATCGGTCGGCAACAACAGTTGGTTGGTAGGCTCGTGACAACGGCTTTAGATGAAGCACTTTGGACCCAGGTATCCTTTGCTAAGGAAGCATTGAAAAATGCCAACATGTCACGTCGACTAGGGTCGGTCAGTACTCTGATGGGGCTAGGAAATTCATTGTCTGGAATTGATCGCCACAATATTGTTTTCGCCACCGCACCTTGGACTATCGATCCCGCGGATCCCAACCGCGTATTATTAACATCTAAAGCTGAATTGATGTGGGACGCTTTGGATAAAGATGAACCATTACCTGATGGATTTGAGCGAAAAGATGCCGAGGGTATTGTTCGAGATACCATCGAATTCCATGAGCCATCACCAGAGCCTTCTCCCTCTCCGGACAATAATCTAGCCCCAACCCAGGAGTAG
- the purE gene encoding 5-(carboxyamino)imidazole ribonucleotide mutase has translation MKVAIVMGSDSDWPTMKAAADVLTEFGVDFTAQVVSAHRMPVEMIEFGQNAASEGYQVIIAGAGGAAHLPGMLAAVTPLPVIGVPVPLKHLDGMDSLLSIVQMPAGVPVATVSIGGAKNAGLLALQILGAGTTEEALKIREKMVDFQQELKQLAQEKGKKLQAELGK, from the coding sequence ATGAAAGTAGCAATTGTGATGGGCTCAGATTCTGACTGGCCAACAATGAAAGCCGCAGCAGACGTGCTGACTGAATTCGGAGTTGATTTTACTGCGCAAGTCGTTTCTGCCCATAGAATGCCTGTTGAGATGATCGAATTTGGTCAGAATGCGGCGTCTGAAGGATATCAAGTCATTATTGCAGGTGCGGGAGGCGCCGCTCATCTTCCTGGTATGCTGGCGGCAGTTACGCCCCTTCCCGTGATTGGCGTTCCGGTTCCGCTCAAACATCTAGACGGAATGGATTCATTGTTATCTATCGTGCAGATGCCCGCTGGCGTCCCGGTGGCAACTGTTTCGATTGGTGGAGCTAAAAATGCAGGGCTTTTAGCCTTGCAGATTTTAGGAGCTGGAACTACCGAAGAAGCATTAAAGATCCGAGAAAAGATGGTTGATTTCCAACAAGAGCTAAAGCAACTTGCTCAAGAAAAAGGTAAGAAGCTTCAGGCTGAACTAGGAAAATAA
- a CDS encoding LCP family protein — translation MPQQENIPSFQPAGRRPRPHGKTTKPAKAQGKPFTSSSDPKTPQNYGERHYSPKPSSSNVPANPDPSSRITSVQRPEGRAEAESIQSQAPRKVESTKSYHSPSVVSASKAPRVVASHQSQRPTTTRPEISEQPTFSPEPKTPVAGINIPKKSAGKKPAWYLGGFFLLLIVLIVLWGIFLFITASNGLKRIDAGVSTNYDTGDTFLIAGSDARGDKGGVSDDGTEGGRTDSMMLVHKAANDTSQVVSLPRDSFVEIPDNGNNKLNAAYSFGGAPLLTQTVENLTGLQVNHFVLVRMGAVSQIVDALGGVELCLDFDVNDERSELVWQKGCHQVDGKTALAFSRMRYGDPRGDLGRQDRQRQVLSKIVQKATSAGTILNPGKQLALVRAATGSLEVDRNTSLVDLMKMALSYRSASKDKLSGIPPIKDLDYRGGHGSSVLLDPKEAPVFFNRVMKGEIKPEDFNRLTGNE, via the coding sequence ATGCCGCAGCAGGAAAATATCCCATCATTCCAACCGGCAGGGCGTCGCCCTCGTCCGCATGGAAAGACTACTAAACCTGCCAAAGCTCAAGGAAAGCCCTTCACCTCATCAAGTGATCCCAAGACACCTCAGAATTATGGTGAAAGGCATTACTCCCCAAAGCCATCGTCTTCAAACGTACCGGCCAATCCTGATCCGTCATCTCGGATTACCTCTGTTCAGCGACCTGAGGGACGTGCTGAGGCAGAATCAATCCAGAGTCAGGCACCTCGCAAGGTTGAGTCCACCAAGAGCTATCATTCTCCCTCGGTAGTTTCTGCGTCCAAAGCTCCTAGAGTTGTTGCGAGCCATCAAAGCCAACGACCAACCACCACTCGCCCAGAAATAAGCGAACAACCTACGTTTTCTCCTGAGCCGAAGACTCCTGTCGCAGGCATTAATATCCCCAAGAAATCTGCTGGTAAAAAACCCGCGTGGTATTTGGGTGGATTCTTTCTGCTATTGATTGTATTGATAGTACTTTGGGGAATCTTCCTTTTTATCACTGCGAGTAATGGTTTAAAACGAATCGATGCTGGAGTTTCAACCAATTACGACACTGGGGATACCTTCTTAATCGCAGGTTCAGATGCGCGTGGAGATAAAGGTGGGGTTAGTGATGATGGGACCGAGGGCGGTCGTACAGACTCAATGATGCTGGTTCATAAAGCCGCCAACGATACATCCCAAGTGGTTTCCTTGCCACGAGACTCTTTCGTTGAAATTCCTGACAATGGTAATAATAAACTAAATGCTGCCTACTCTTTTGGCGGTGCTCCATTGTTAACCCAAACGGTAGAGAATTTAACTGGGCTTCAAGTAAATCACTTTGTGCTAGTTCGTATGGGTGCGGTCTCTCAAATCGTAGATGCACTTGGTGGAGTCGAGCTTTGTTTAGATTTTGATGTGAATGACGAGCGTTCTGAACTTGTTTGGCAGAAGGGTTGTCATCAAGTTGACGGCAAAACTGCTTTGGCGTTCTCTCGCATGCGCTATGGTGATCCCCGTGGTGATCTTGGCAGGCAAGATCGTCAGCGTCAAGTACTGTCTAAAATTGTACAGAAAGCGACTAGTGCAGGAACTATTCTCAATCCAGGGAAGCAGTTAGCGCTAGTACGAGCTGCCACTGGCTCGCTTGAAGTTGATCGAAATACTTCTTTAGTCGATCTGATGAAAATGGCATTGTCTTATCGCTCAGCATCCAAAGATAAGTTGAGCGGGATTCCACCCATTAAGGATCTTGACTATCGTGGCGGGCATGGCTCATCAGTGTTACTCGATCCCAAGGAAGCTCCGGTTTTCTTCAATCGAGTGATGAAGGGTGAGATTAAGCCTGAAGATTTTAATCGGCTTACAGGTAACGAATAA
- a CDS encoding DUF2304 domain-containing protein: MSLTGDQLAIKVVLIIGILIVAYFTLRSQGGERTLAIRRLALFSFLIFAVITVLWPSLLSYLAYFLGVGRGTDLVLYLLVIAFFTNLATSYRRTLATEARLTQLARQVAFNSLEIPDDAPAGNEAPFGLPKSDK, encoded by the coding sequence ATGAGTCTCACTGGCGATCAGCTGGCAATTAAGGTCGTCCTGATTATTGGCATATTAATCGTCGCGTATTTTACCTTGCGTTCTCAAGGTGGCGAAAGAACTCTCGCCATAAGGCGTCTTGCGCTGTTCAGCTTCTTGATTTTTGCTGTTATCACCGTACTTTGGCCCAGTTTGTTGTCATATCTTGCATACTTCCTAGGCGTCGGACGTGGCACGGATTTAGTGCTATATCTCCTTGTCATCGCTTTCTTTACTAATCTAGCTACAAGCTACCGACGTACTCTAGCTACTGAAGCGCGACTTACCCAACTAGCTCGCCAAGTTGCTTTCAATTCTTTAGAAATTCCCGATGACGCCCCTGCCGGCAACGAAGCTCCATTTGGTTTGCCTAAGTCAGATAAATAA